The nucleotide window AGTCAAGATAAATTTCCTTGGCCTGCACCAAAACGCCTTAAAAAATAGTCGCGGACCCCAAGCAAGACAGCGCAGTAGGTGCGGAGACGGAGGCGCCTTTCCGGAGTTTTTTTCGAGAAGGGGTACTGCAAAGACTTTAAGAGGTAGAGCTTGAGAATGTGAAGCGCCTCCTTGATTACTTTCCACTTTAGTGGAGAGTTGGGGCAGTTTTTTTCGATCCATAAAAGACGATTCCGCCACCAAAAGTAGCTGGTGTGGGGTTTTCCTCCTGTAAAGGAGGCGGAGACTTTGTGGTAGAGCTTAGCTTCTGGGCAGGTTGTGATCGTATACCCCTTCTTTTTTGCCCGAAAGCACCAGTCACTCTCTTCCCAAAAGAGGAAGAAGCGGGGGTCAAAAAGCCCCACGTCTCTAAAAACCTGGGCTTTGACAAAGAGGGCAACACCACACACATAGTCGAGGGCCATTGGCGTGGTCCATTCACCTGCAGGGGCGCGCGCCCCAACTAAGTCAAAGGATCCTTTGGTCGCATTCCAGTTTCCTCCTAGGTGGTCAAGGAAGTGGGGGTGATCCATCAGGT belongs to Candidatus Neptunochlamydia vexilliferae and includes:
- a CDS encoding glycosyltransferase family 2 protein, whose protein sequence is MNSRTFIILLNWNGKEDTLACLKSLEKVTTPHKVVVVDNGSTDGSVEAFSQTDAHLIETGENLGYAEGNNVGIRYALEQGADTIFILNNDTTVEPDILEGFLKRDIPIQGGAAHLMDHPHFLDHLGGNWNATKGSFDLVGARAPAGEWTTPMALDYVCGVALFVKAQVFRDVGLFDPRFFLFWEESDWCFRAKKKGYTITTCPEAKLYHKVSASFTGGKPHTSYFWWRNRLLWIEKNCPNSPLKWKVIKEALHILKLYLLKSLQYPFSKKTPERRLRLRTYCAVLLGVRDYFLRRFGAGQGNLS